A single Lactuca sativa cultivar Salinas chromosome 8, Lsat_Salinas_v11, whole genome shotgun sequence DNA region contains:
- the LOC111885743 gene encoding cinnamoyl-CoA reductase-like SNL6, producing the protein MAPAAVDFDGSSSSSKTVCVMDAGGSLGSALVHRLLQRGYFVHAAINSHVEMQSMERTIVDKKKLRVFYTDPLDYHSIVEALEGCCGLFYSFEPPSDQPSYDELMTEMEVRAAHNVLEACAQTDTIDKVVFTSSATALIWRDPTDSSSSSPDFDERNWSNVNFCKKFKLWHGLSKTLAEKTAWALAMDRGVSMVSINAGLLLSPDLTITHPYLKGAAEMYKDGIFVTVDIKFLVDSHICVFEESSAYGRYLCFNHVINSNEDAMKLAQILLPSDVSSLPPSMMVGESMMVSQRISNKKINKLMVDFESECHI; encoded by the exons ATGGCGCCCGCAGCAGTTGATTTTGATGGATCTTCGTCTTCATCGAAGACGGTTTGTGTAATGGATGCTGGTGGAAGTTTAGGATCTGCACTTGTGCATCGTCTTCTTCAAAGGGGTTACTTCGTTCATGCTGCAATTAACAGTCATG TGGAGATGCAATCTATGGAGAGAACGATTGTAGACAAGAAGAAATTGAGAGTGTTTTACACAGACCCGTTGGATTATCACAGTATAGTGGAAGCTTTGGAAGGATGTTGCGGATTGTTTTACTCATTTGAACCTCCATCTGATCAGCCTTCTTATGAT GAATTGATGACGGAAATGGAGGTAAGAGCAGCTCATAACGTGTTGGAAGCGTGTGCTCAAACCGACACCATTGACAAAGTGGTGTTTACTTCATCTGCGACTGCCTTAATTTGGAGAGACCCGActgattcatcatcttcttcgccTGATTTTGATGAACGGAATTGGAGCAATGTCAATTTCTGCAAGAAATTTAAG TTATGGCATGGATTATCAAAAACATTAGCTGAAAAGACCGCATGGGCCCTAGCCATGGACCGCGGGGTAAGCATGGTGTCCATAAACGCTGGATTATTGCTGAGCCCTGATCTCACGATCACACACCCGTACTTAAAAGGCGCAGCTGAGATGTACAAAGATGGGATTTTTGTTACGGTTGACATCAAATTTTTGGTAGATTCTCACATATGTGTTTTCGAAGAAAGTTCAGCTTATGGTCGATATTTGTGCTTCAACCATGTCATTAACTCCAATGAAGATGCTATGAAGCTAGCTCAAATCCTATTACCTTCCGATGTCTCCTCACTTCCACCAAG taTGATGGTGGGGGAGAGCATGATGGTGTCACAAAGAATAAGTAACAAGAAGATCAACAAACTCATGGTTGACTTTGAGAGTGAATGTCATATTTGA